The nucleotide sequence AATTATGGGAGAGGATCTGATTTCCCTGAAATCTTTGAAGTTCTTGGTATTAGTCTTATAAATTTGGATTCCAATGATTGGAAACAAGAGAGGACAATACTTCATTCATTGCTCAAAAGGAAAAGTTTTAAGACATCCCTTCAACAAATCATTCAAAAGAAGCTAGAGAGTTGTCTATTACCATTTCTTGATCATGCAACAAAAGGTTTACAAGTACTCGATTTACAAGATATTCTTGAGAGGTTCACCTTCGATATAATCGGCACCTctttatttgaatttgatcCTAATTGCCTTCCTTACAAGTTCAATGAGTTTTCAGATATTGCGTATGTAAAAGCTATTTCTGTGATTGAGGATACGATATTGTTTAGGCACTATATTCCAAAATGTTTTTGGAAGCTACAAAAATGGCTACAAATTGGTCAAGAGAAGAAGAACAATATAGCTCAAGAAAATATTCATAAATTCTTGTACAATTGTATATCTTATTACAAAGACGGTGAAGAGAAACGAACATTTAAAAGCAACGAAGACGTGGATGAATCTCATTCTTGCCTGCTAAAAGATCTAATGAAGGAAGGATTGGGAAAGGGGGAAATGGCTGagaaatatattataaacaCAACACTCAATCTCTTAGCTGCAGGAAGTGGAACAGTTAGTTCAGGTCTAAGTTGGTTCTTTTGGCTTGTTTCAACTCATCCTATTGTGGAAACTAAAATTATTCAAGAGATTAAAGATAATTTTCTAAAAGGGCTTGATAAGCTTGTTTATCTTCATGGAGCTATTTGTGAAGCTTTAAGGCTTTATCCTCCTATACCATTTGAACACAAGTGTGCAATTAAATCAGATATATTACCTAGTGGAGACCATGTTAGTCCAAATACAAAGTTGATATATTCTTTGTATGCAATGGGAAGGATGGAACAAATATGGGGAGAAGATTGCTTGGAATTTAAGCCTGAAAGATGGATATCAAATAGAGGAGAAATTATACAAGTGCCATCTTATAAGTTCATAGCATTCAATGCAGGTCCTAGAAGTTGTATTGGGAAAGATATTAGCTTTGTTCAAATGAAAATGGTTGCTGCTAATGTGTTGTGGAAGTTTCACATAGAAGTGGTGGAAGGTCACTTTGTTACTCCAAGGGTTGCTATGGTTCTTCGTATGAAACATGGTTTGAAGGTCAAAGTCAGTCAAAgatgcatttgatttgatataagTATTAATACAAGTTATCTTAAGTTCATATTAATCACTATGATGCTTGTTGAGCGTTTCCTTTAACCTATTTGTATTTCCTATTATTCATAGTTTAATACGTTATGGTGAGATTATACTATTTTCTAGTTATGTTTGCTTTTATCAAATAGATGCATATCCTCAgttgtttggatttttttaataaaatagatTAGGTGAAATGCATTTaaagatcctttaagtttttcgtttttcttaaagtggttctttaagtttcaaaagtctcaaacaagtcctttaagtttcaaaagtctcaaacaagttcttttaatttttgaattgtttcaaacaagttcttttagaggatgatggtgatgatttagatgatagcaacaaagagcattatccatcatttgtcatgcctaaaaagatgactaattttaagtgggtgttaggagccagatttggtaccaaagatgagttcaaggaagcaattaccaaataggacttgtttgaatcgattcaaaaactaaaagaacttgtttgggacttttgaaacttaaatggccactttgggaaaaatgaaaaacttaaaggacttttagatgcatttgaccaatAGATTAATAATCCCTAAACCCTAAGGATAATAAATAGATTAATAAGCTAATAAAATGTATATAATAGACTCTAattgctaaaaaaattaaaacattctTCAAAACAATTTCAATCCATGTAGTTTggaataagaaataaaacataaaacaatgaGACTAACACATAACTCTAATTTAACTTCTTGAAATTAAAACATCAAATCCAAGCTTTTCAACCATCTTCAATAGGCAAGTATCACCCTTTTCCAATTCACACCCCTTCACAAATTCAAGCCAACCCTGCAATTGTCCAACACatgaataataaattaatgaaaaaaagaattttacaagccattaatttttcataaaccTTAAGATCACAATTTTCCCATTTTGTTAAATGAATTTCCCAATAGAGACTAATCAAATATAATTTACCTTCAAAATAAGGAGTTTTCATGTCCTTTTCCAAAGAGAAAATAACAACTTGAAATGAAACTGTTTCTTTGCCTTTGTTTAgcacaaaaacacaaacatcaccaaatttcaaattattctCTTCACGGAATTCTCTCCAACCACAAGTTAGTGCAGATTGTTTATTTAAAGTGAGCTTCACATTCCATTTATCTTGGTCAACAAAAAGTGTAGCATCATCTCTTCCTTCCATCATGTCCATATGTGCCTTAACAAATTCATTTGGTATGACCTGTTTTGGATTATTAATTTCAACATAAAGTAGTTAAATGGATGCAATTTCAACCTATCAATACACACATCATACATtgcattaaagaaaaaaatacacaaatataCATAAGACATATATATCATATGATTTAATTAGCATgcattgtttatattttttacatatgCAACCGATCACAATCCATTATGTAGGTAATTTTATAGATATTCTAAGAATTAATGTTCACATATATTAATGAATTATTTACTAATTAAAGTGATCAAATaacctttcaaaaataaaatagtttattacCAAGAGATCTCTATCAATGTATGTCTTTAGCATCATACATGCAAAAAAGTCGTTATTAGagacaaaaaatttcttcactTTCTGGCACAAAATTCTACTTCTCTCCTTAATATCATCACAGCTACTTCCTGCTAAAAAATTGagaattcaccaaaaaaaattagtggcAACGCCTATAAAAATAAgacaaaaaatagataaaaagaaACACAGTATGATGATAGAACAAAACCAACCATTGTTCACATCAAGCTTAGAATCTTTTTGTTCTTTTGAGTTGATTTTCATCTTCTTACAAACTTCCATAGATGGTGCTGGAGATTTTAGCCTTTTACCCCATGACGACGAAGGATTCTCAATAATTTTCAAAGAACTATCACTCTCTTCAGATTCTTCCCTAGTTTCTCTTGACGGGTATTTTATTTCTAATCCGCATCTACCGAATACAATCACATTAAAGACAGAATTTTCTTGATATTGAAACACCAAAAATTGTGATTCATTCAAAGACAAATAATTTGCAAGTTCTTTCCAACCATTGCAAAACATAACTTCATTTTCACTAGTTTTCTCCCAAGAAACTTTCTTTTCCACCATGTTTGGAAACCTTAAAGTAACTGGGTTTCTTATTCCTTTCCAATACCTTTTCACAAAACTTATGGGCACACTCTGTAAAAAACACACAGACATTAATCAAAACTAATACAATGTTTTAGATCAAAGTATTTTTCCAATGCATATTTACAATGCATAATCCTAATTTTCACTGATAACTTCATAATCCTAATTTTGCAATGCATATTTACATATTGTTAAAAAtcaaggaaagaaagaacaaataTTGTTACCAGCTTTTCTTCTTGAAGGGTACTTTGACGTATAACCTTAAAAAAGTGGACACCATTACTCTCTTGAGAAGACATGGTTCTAACTTTTTCTACGGACCAAAACTATAAAGAGTGAATATTTCAGTGAAAAATAAGTGTGTGATCAATGCAGAATTAATGGTCAATTATATAGCTTGTAACGATTCTAATTACCttaatactccttccgtcctaaattgtatgtggctttaggaaaaaaatgtctcaaattgtatgtcactttacaatatcaatgaaatattaatgttacttttcctattatatctttaactatttattactttttcttctttcaattctttcatttatctttcccatatcatttattaaggacaattttgtaaaacaactcataatatctatttcccacataatattaattatatttcttgatatatgtgaaatgcccaaaacgtcatacaatttgggacggagggagcaTGTCTTTATTGTCAAGAGGAAGTTATTTTCCTCCACCAATCAAGTGTTTTTCTAAACATTAACTtccatacaattttttatttattattttatctttttccaattctttttatttatgttttccatacCATTAATAaaggatatttttgtaaaacaactcacaattaatatttttcatacaacattaactacattttttaatcctttttttttttgacaaaaataaatgatattcattcattcaaattgatagagtacatcgatatagtgcaaatttgctaaaaacaaaaatgataaatctgTGAACaggctcacaacatccatgttaatagcataaaacggcaaggtacaaatgcctacacatatgactatatttaatcTCCGGAATAATCATGTCTCCAGATCTACAACGTGGATGacaccaaagtcattgattggatatgcactggatcgaagctgatctgacaatctgaaccgatcaaatacctgagagaaacaagaaagacaaacaatgtcgcacaaagacgacgaacaaaccaaCGTCGCACGATGATGACggaatcacaaaataaaaataactgcattttttaattcatatacattTGCTAGAGTGACATATAAAATGGAATGGAGAGGGTATTTCTTCAGAACACTTTTTTCGACATCACTCACATGAAACTCTTGAAATCTCAATTTAAGAAATCGTTTTTTGTAAAATGGTTTAACGGCGAGAATATCAGAGTGTGTGGAAAATCTTTGGTTGAAACTCCTATTCCTAAATATCAAACTTTTATATAGTTATCAACTAAGTTGTAAttgaaaaatctattttaaattaatgaCTTAATTGAGTTACACACTGATTACGCGATAAAGATCTCAATATTAagttttgggttaaatatgtttttttgtctctataaatatatcaactttttattttaatccctttaaaaaaaattctcaacttTTAGTTCCCCTAAATTTTTTCATCTTCGCTTTTGGTCTCTCCTTGTAAGTAAACacatatgtaaaattcatatttttaaatgaaattttgaaaaaagtttataatattataaaaatctctccaaaaaaaaaacgatttttttaacaaaatatgaattttgtatGTTTGACgattaaaaattgttatttaattaatattttattaaataattctaatttctttttagagagatttttacaatattttacagatttatgcataatttcattgaaaataataatgagTCTAGACATGATTTGACTTAAAATAGGGACTAAATGTggttattgaaaattttatagggactaaaagtcgAAGGAAAATTTGTAGAgaaattaaaacgaaaagttaatatatttacagagaccaaaaacatatttaacccttaagtTTTTCTTCTTGCAGCCTTAAGGACAAATGTGAACCGAATTGGTATTATCATATAGATGCAAAAATAATGAGTTTCTGATGAAGATAAGATTTGTGACGTTGCACGTGATTATTTTGTTGATCTCTTCTAAGCTCAAAACAACAATAATCGACCAATTATAAATGTTATTCGTGAATCTATCTCTTTGGAAGACAAAGTTATATTGACAATGCATTTCGTTATTGATAAATATGATGCCATTTTTTATGAAGCTGGATAAATCTCCAAGACTGAATGGCTTcaatcttgatttttttttcttccagaaaTTATGGTCGACTTGTGGACAAAAACTTTTTACTCAATGTTGTGGGTTGCTTTAAAACTTCACATTAGCAACAATTATAATAGGATTGATTGGAATCATCTTAGAGGGGTTATACCAAAGATAGGGATTTCTCATTAATGGATTAACTGAATTATGATTTGTGTTGAAAAAATGGATTACTTTGTTCTTCTTAATAGTAATGCTACATCTCATATTAGTCTAGGCAGAGACTTGAGACAAGGAGACCATTCcccctatttatttattatatgtgatGAAAATCTTATGGCGCTTATTCAAAAAGATGAGACGATGAGTGAAATCAATGGTGTCAAAATTTGCAATAATGCACTGATTATATTACCATCTCTTGTTTGTTGATGactgttttctcttttttagaGCCAATTTGGACCCATCAAATAAATTGAGAGTCATCCTCTATACTTATGAGAAAACTACCTCCAAAAATCCGAGGTTTTTTGTAGCAGAAATATTTCAACTACGGATCACAATAATATTGCAAACATCTTAGGTGTGTGGGTTGTCCTGGCTATTGGTAAATATTTAGAGCTCTAATCCATGATGGgaagaagcaaaaaaaaaaaagctactttcattttcatcaaagatAGAATGTGGAAGGAAATCAATTCATGGAATAGTAAAAGCCTCTCAAAAGCAGGTTGTGAAGTTCTCATTAAATAAGTACTTCAATCCATTTCCACTTACTCTATGAGCTTATTAACTCTCCCAGTCTCTCTTTGTGATTAAATTGAGAGAATGTTGAATTCTTTATGGTAGAGTCAATCGGGAGGTTAAAATAGAGGCATTATTACTTTGCTTTCATTGGATAAATTATCTATACATAAAAATGATGGATGTATGAATTTCAAAAACTCCGTACTTTTAATTTAGCTATTTTAGGCAAGTAGGGTTGGTGGCTTATGAGAAATTATGATTCGCTTACAACTAGACTTTACAAGGCAAGATATTATCCtagatgtaatttttttgagtGGATTTTGGGACACAATCCAAGTTTTGTATGGCAATGTATATGTAATTCTCAGTTTATTCTCAAAGTGGAAAGCAGATGGAGGATAGGTGATGGTGAGGATATCTCGGTTTTGTATATCATAATGATTGCAAATGATGTTACACTTATTTCACATGTTGATGGAGATTTTCTTCTAGCTTATCTAAGAGTCTTTGCATGCTACATGATCGTAAGGAATGAAATCTACCATTTCTTAACACAACCTTTGATCGAAAGATTGTTGATCATATAATTAACACACCATTCTATCGATCAATTATGGTATATGGCCGGCAAAAGGAAAATAATGGCGAACACTCAATCGATAGCGCTTATCCTTTTTGCATTCAAGATTTCCTTGGTCCATCTCATTTAAGGTACAAGGCTCTTGGAATCTAATTTGGAAGCTTAAGGTTCCTTCAAAGGTTAAAAATTTTATCTGGTGCATTTTTAGGAATTGCTTACAACTCGTATGCGGCTAAAGTATAAAGGACTTACGTGCCCTATAAATTGTGCTTTTTGTACGATGGATAATGATTATATGTGTCATTTATTCTTTTGATGCCCAAGTAGTCTAAATGTTTGGATGATGTTGCCTTTCTATAGTCCAATatctattttgattcatcaataAATTAATAGCAAGGCTATTATCTTCAAACCATTACAAGTATTGTCAAATGAAGATGCGACTTTATTCTATTGTGTGTTGGAGTATATGGATGGaaacaaagaaataacaaaGTGTGGAATGAGGTAATTTGATGCTCACGTATATGTTGTTGATCGGAAGTGTATCCATATTTTACCTCATTGGCTTCCTAGATGATATGttagaaataaagaaaaacaaagtacGTAAAGTGTGGAATGAGGTAATTTTCTTTGGCTTCCTAGAAACAAAGTACGCAAAGTGTGGAATGAGGTAATTTTCTTTGGCTTTCTAGATGCAAGCCGCAACCACAGAGGTAAATGATCGGAAGCATATCTTGTTAAATGCACCACTGAAGCTGAAGGATAGAATGAGGACCAGGCTAGCGTCACTACCATCCTATCTATTATGCCAAGTAAATTTATCACCCTCAAAACCTAAGTCAGAGAGATTGTGATTTTGAAGAGTGTCTCGAAACATTGAAATCATACGAGAGCTTTCGAAATTCCCACCTTCCTTCTCATCCCGTGAAAGAATCAGATTAAAGTCCCCCATGAGAAGCCACTTATCAGTACTTTCCACCATCGATAACTGGTCAATTAACTCACAAGTTTTATGCTTCATTTGAGCAGACCCGACCTTGAGGGAGTGCAAGGTGCTCAATCAAGCCGGGCCTCCAAGAGCAATGGGCCTCAGAAAAAATTAACTCTAATACCCACcccccacttaaataaaaaatatatatgttacttctttacacgtttgagttttttctagacTTTAGTTCTCCTATCTGGACATAAATCTGATATTATCAAACCACCcccaatttgtataatcacttaatcagtcaatttgaaaagctatttcatcgaaagaatcacaacaatcatttctttttcacataaaccattcgttttccCCTTTCCCACAACGGATAagtgacaaatccaaacgaCTCCGTTAGTAAATTCTACCTATctttcacttattttttttgtatttcgtTTCATGTTAAGAAGCTAaactgattctgattttttaataaagtttagCTATACAAAAAAATtgcgtttttattttattaggggTTTATTTTAAATAGAGAGCCGAGCCTCCTATTTTATAGGGACAGCCCAGCATTTGAGACTCTGGAAAACCATATACCCCAATAAGCCTCCATTTCCAATAGCAATTAAGacatcaatttgaatgaatgaatatcatttattttttaataaaaaaatcatttgaaggattattattttgaaaaaaatcgaagagactaaaaacaaaaaatactgtatatttataagaataaaaaacttattcaaccaACATCATTCGTTTAGATTTTTAATCACAAAAAAGGCTAATGTGTAATGTCAGACAAATAATTTGGTCTATCAAGCTTTTACCGAGAGGATGGCTAGTCTCATGTAAAtggatttaattttgttttacataAATCGTGAGTTCAAGCACTTGGATGtggtattattttttattttttttaaatggttgtGGAAAGGGTTATTAATAACAAAAACACTAAGAGATTTGGATTGCCTCCCTTAAATAAACAAATGCAGTTTAATTGTacatattaataatataaatgtaGGTAAGAATCGTACACAAGATTGTCATGATGATACTTGATGACCTATATCAAAAGAGTTGTGTGAAAAAATATGGTAAGAATCTTTTTACTGTTGTAAAGTGGTGGTGACTGAAAAGAATTTCTGATGAGTAGTGCACATTTCTTAAGCTTCATTCTGCAGATATGAAAATGGAAATCTAAGTTATGATGATGATATTTGACAAGATTTGGAAATAGACTAGGGCTGAAGCactttaaaaagaagaaaccaACATCTTGAATATGCTGAAAAAGGTAAAGAATAAGAATGTTGAAATTTCCCATGCGACTGGAATATGCCAAGACTTCCATCACCGCAAGTCACAACGtcacaaaagaaatgaaaacaaTCTCAAAGATATTAGTCagaagagtagtgatatttgaacaattcttTTGGTATAACTTTTAGGACAATTTTGTtgtgttctttttttattggtcaaaaacaatagagagaaaaaggaagagagagaataagaagaaaatgtgagtatgagagagaatgttgtataaaagttgtacaaatatcatttctctagcCAAAAATAGTtagtaatataattttttaatttttaatttttggatcaATGATATCATAATTTTAACTCGGTACTTTATATTAATTTCAAGTGCTAATCTCCATTCAACCTAAGAAATTTGGTATCTATTTCTGTTTACGCCTTTGGGGttaattcttgattttttttccttgtatATTCTTCGAGAAAGGTGAGAGTTGTTGATTTAGAGTCCATTAAGATTGGTTTCTTTTTGAGCTCATGCATAacagtttatgcaaataaataaggtgCTATGTGTTTTTCATAAACTTGTTAATGtgatttatgaaaaaacaacttatgaaaatacaatttttataaaaattgtgcTCGTTGCATTGTGGTGAAGGATGCTCTTATAAACAACGAAAGTGAGTGGTTGTAAATTGATGGACGGTTTGTTACGGACTTTTCTCATCAATGAGTAAAATATAAAGTGGGATAAACCAGaaagatgtatttttttttgtcaagtagtctagtggctaaagAAATttaccttaaagatgaataagtggggtgtcagGAGTTTGAAtctcggcc is from Medicago truncatula cultivar Jemalong A17 chromosome 1, MtrunA17r5.0-ANR, whole genome shotgun sequence and encodes:
- the LOC112418315 gene encoding B3 domain-containing transcription factor VRN1, with protein sequence MSSQESNGVHFFKVIRQSTLQEEKLSVPISFVKRYWKGIRNPVTLRFPNMVEKKVSWEKTSENEVMFCNGWKELANYLSLNESQFLVFQYQENSVFNVIVFGRCGLEIKYPSRETREESEESDSSLKIIENPSSSWGKRLKSPAPSMEVCKKMKINSKEQKDSKLDVNNAGSSCDDIKERSRILCQKVKKFFVSNNDFFACMMLKTYIDRDLLVIPNEFVKAHMDMMEGRDDATLFVDQDKWNVKLTLNKQSALTCGWREFREENNLKFGDVCVFVLNKGKETVSFQVVIFSLEKDMKTPYFEGLA
- the LOC25482719 gene encoding alkane hydroxylase MAH1, giving the protein MTLFQYIALFVTILFILHNIWRRNKNELLPNWPIIGMLPSVLHNQSNIHDFVTLLLKHYGSTFHFKGPWFTNIANFTLTSDPMNVHHITSKNFSNYGRGSDFPEIFEVLGISLINLDSNDWKQERTILHSLLKRKSFKTSLQQIIQKKLESCLLPFLDHATKGLQVLDLQDILERFTFDIIGTSLFEFDPNCLPYKFNEFSDIAYVKAISVIEDTILFRHYIPKCFWKLQKWLQIGQEKKNNIAQENIHKFLYNCISYYKDGEEKRTFKSNEDVDESHSCLLKDLMKEGLGKGEMAEKYIINTTLNLLAAGSGTVSSGLSWFFWLVSTHPIVETKIIQEIKDNFLKGLDKLVYLHGAICEALRLYPPIPFEHKCAIKSDILPSGDHVSPNTKLIYSLYAMGRMEQIWGEDCLEFKPERWISNRGEIIQVPSYKFIAFNAGPRSCIGKDISFVQMKMVAANVLWKFHIEVVEGHFVTPRVAMVLRMKHGLKVKVSQRCI